The Pungitius pungitius chromosome 10, fPunPun2.1, whole genome shotgun sequence DNA window ttgtgaagcactttggtgTCTGTAAATGCgctttataaataaaattgACATTGACGTTGCTATGGACGACACGCCTGTGATGGAGTGTCTTCCCCCCCGGTTACACACCGGAGCGAAGAAGTCGACCAGCCAGGGCTCCTTCCTGTCCGAGGGGAAGTTGTCGGGTCTCAGAGTCGTCACGTGAGCACGAACGCTGTCCCTCGCAAAGCCCACGATGTTGTACAGCACGTCTTTCCCTGCAGACAGGAGccacaggtcacaggtcagaggtcagaggtcagacagACGGACGATTAATCTGCAGCTGTGTAGCTAATCATTGGAACCATTGTGGCATGCTTTAATGTTAAAGTGTACTTTAAATACACTTCTGTCCGAGATGTTCACACACAAGTATAGCCCTTGGACCCGCAATGAGGgacttttaacccccccccccccctccaaaaaaacccACTTAGTATTTCggaaatatatgaatatatgctGTTTTGTCTATGATGGTTAAGTAAATATCTCTTTGACTTAACAGGAGGAACAAGATATTTAAAGATGTCCTTTTGGGCTTTCGGAAATGGAAATCCGTTACTTTCATCCATGTGGCCTAAAAGATCCGGGGTACCGACCGTGGTGGATCTCAAAGTCATGGATCCCAAGTCCTTTGAAGACAGCCACGCAGGGAGTGTGGATGTAGAGGGACTGACACAACTTTGAGTCTGCTGAGCAGTCGACTCTGCCAACCTGCAGGGACGGACAGACACGCACTTAGAGGGACACGGGAGGCACAGAGAGACATGCTGGGGGACGGACGGACACTCAGTGGGACACGGGAGGCACAGAGAGACATGCTGGGGGACGGACGGACACTCAGTGGGACACGGGAGGCACAGAGAGACATGCTGGGGGACGGACAGGCAGGCACCTGGATGTTGTCATTTCGGAGGAAGGCTTGCAGCTTCTTGTACTCGTTGGACGCAGCGTTTCCGTCCCCAAACGTAAAACTCACCAACCAGCGGTGATGGGCGAGCTTCCCCTGGGGGACAAGgacacacaagggggggggggggggggggaacatttcAGTTGGTACTTTGCGCGGTGGATGTGTACCTGTGAGCTGTGGAGTGTTTGTGAGCACCTTGAAGTTGTCGCCGGTCAGCCGTTCCAGATCCGGCAGGTGGTTGATGACCTGGTTGTAAACCTCTCTGCCTTCCAGCGTCTGCAGCCACTGGAAGGCGTCACATGGGGTCAGTGCTGCAGTGCTGCAGTGCTACAGGCAGAAATGCTACAGGCGGTGACGGGGTTTGTGTGTCCTACCAGGATGCTGCCGGGTTGATCCAGAGAACTTCCAGGTGGGAACAAAGCGGTCACTCCAGTGGTCACCTGGAAATGAGCAGAAGGATTGGACACACATACTACCGCtgagacattaaaaacaaaaaaacacacacacacatataatagAAGTAGTACTGCATGAGTGTTGGCTCGTACCTGGAAACTGTCACAGAGGTTTCCCTGTGAGGTGCAGTCCATCCATCCCACCTTAACCAGaccctcctacacacacacacattattttacTGATAAGAGAAACTATTGAGATTCATGTAAAATAAGCAGAgacacataaaaaataaacgtATTCTGAAATATTCAGCTATTTCCTGGGAACACTGAGAGCCCGACACAGTCCACCTGTGGACAATCACACCACATTTTAACAGGTTTAAATATGTTCATTAACTGGCACCTTAAACTTAATAAAACTCTCTCGGCTGAGGAGGGTCAAAAGATGGAGCTTTTCTTTGCGGGGTCCCGACCccactgtgcatgtgtgcgtgtgtgtgtgtgtgtgtgtgtttctcaccaACATCCCGGCCACCTTCTTCCTCGTTCTCGACTCCAGGCAATCTGAAACAAACAGAGACGGGAACGGGCAAATGACTCCACCACCGCTCAGCCGCGACCCCCAAATCACACGCGACGTGCAAAGAGGGAcgtgtgcccccctcccctcgccccccccccgcagcagccTACGTGTCCGTACCTCCGGTGTCGCAGCAGAAGGTGATGAGCCAGCCGAGGCCGGAGGCGTACGCGCTCTCGATCTCGCTGAACACGTTCCCTGAGAAAACATCAACGACCACGCAGTGAGAggactggggggggtggggggaggggggggtcggagggttCCGGATACacatcgcggggggggggcgcattgcACATCACTCACCTTGCCAGAGCTCGGTGACGGCCGTGGTGATGAACTTCATGGAGAAGCGCACCAGGCTGTCCTTGGAGCGCTCCTCGGTAAACTTCTCCGGTCGCTGTGGGGGGCGGACAGAAcatgagaggagaggggggggggggggtggtttaaaTCAGATGATGCAGAGCTGGCAGAATCCAGCCAGAGCGAGAGGCGGCTGCAAACAGACCTGTCCCGCTCTGAATATGAACAGACTCGGGTAGCTGTTGATGCCTTTGCTCCGGCAGAGGTGGTTGTTGTCTCCGCAGTTCACCGCCCCGATGCGGATGACTCCATCCATCTCTTTGGCAAACTCCCTCCACTGAGAGGTGGATGTACGGCAATTCATACGCAAGTGTACATttattggataaaaaaaaataaaaataacagggCTATTTATTGTTATGTTACCGTTGGAGCCAGCTCGTGACAGTGAGAACATCGTGGGAAATAGAAGTTAATGAACCAGATTTCTCCAGAGTTCACTGCAgactctgaaacacacaaaacccaTCATTGCCATGTCACCCTATCATTTGACGCAGTGAAACAACGCAATCAAACTGCCGATAAGCCTTTACCGAAGTCTCCGCTGTCCAAAGTGATGATCTCCAGATCATCATCGTAGATACCTGCACAGGAGAACAGAAATACACGTACAACTGGATAAGATTGCAGAACTACTCACCAGCTCAATGAGTGCACGTTTCTATCATGGTGTCACTAAACATACAATACAATTTTAACCTATGTAGCATCACCATGGTTACACGTGACAGGTCAATGGTTACAAAGACTTACCAAAGTCATATCGGTAGAAGTTCCAGCTCTCGTAGcgtcctccctgctgctgctgctcgtccaATCCCTTTTCCCCGTATTTATCGTATTTCTTCCGGAGGTCCTCGTCCTTCAGGACCTCGTAGGCTCGATTCACCTGCACAAACCTGTCGTGGGCCGTGGCGTCGCCCTACGACACGCCGCTTGGGTTAGGGTTTCGGGGGCTCCTTAGTGTACAGCTTTCATCAGGCGGTCTATCTTTTCATTGGGATGTAACGGGTTGTGGTTTTTGACGGGGTGTacggcggggcggggggggggggggggtgggtgtctgAGGGTGCATGGAGGAGGATGCGGTTTAGAAGGCCTCTCACCGGGTTTTTGTCGGGGTGCATGGTGAGCGCCAGCTTCTTGAAGGCCTGTCGGATCTCTCTGGTCGTGGCCTCCCGGTTGACTTTCAGCAGACTGTAGTAGTCTTCGCTTTCGGCCCGGACCGCCGCCGACAGGGCGACGAGGAGCAGGCCCCCGAGGACAAGCCTCCGCCCCATCACCAGTGCCCTCAGTGCCACCACAGTCCCCGGCAGGGCGCGAGCAGCTGGAACACACAGGCGTGTAACGTAACGTATTGCAATATTAGTCCTTCAATGCTTCCAGGTTTACTTTTTTGCAATGAAGTCAAGGCGGTTTGTGAGCGTGATGTGCAAACAAACCCGTGATCACAAATGTCCCGCCTCCATACGTGGCGAGAATGGATTGGCTTGTACCATAAGAGGGAAGGTGGGGTATCTGCCGattgcctgcccccccccagaccTTGAATCTAGACTGTGAATCTCCGTTCAATCAGTCATCAGTGTGAAGTCCATTCCAACCTCGGTATCCGTCTttattttttcctatttttgAAATCTAATTTCTTGTGGTGGAATAATGTCAAACTTAAGATATGTTTAATATTAACTTTGgcctgcaaaaataaaacatcccgTTACACCGGCTGTAATCATTCCTTTAGTCCGTTTGACGGTGAGGAGACACTTTTCTATCAAACTATTCTGTATCAAATACATTCTGTATTTCAAGGTTGATGGTTAATATGCAACCTTCAGAGTTAGACAAAGCTTTCCATTAACTCCGATGCACATGCAGCTTGCAAAGAGCAAATCAAGAACTTATCCTTCGAGACACCTTTTGTCATGAAGAAGTCAACTGGGCTGCAGCTTTCTGGACTGATTTAAGCACTCATGATATTTATGTGATAGGTATTTTCTATTTTCCCCATAGAACAATGGAATGCAACACATCAACCGAACAATAACTTGTCAAAACATCTAAATTACaactttacatgtcattttagtAGATTTGTCTCTGGCACCCATAAAAaacaccttcaaaataaaaggatagCAGGTAAAACTCTGAAGAGGCAACAGCTCTCCTGTTACATGATCAAAGCTCACTAATAACAGAAGGAAATGAATGAGTACAAAGACAGATGTCAGCacttggataaaaaaaacagatctgagagttttttttgagaaaaactgGTAACTTTAGTTTGTACGTTTCAAATAAGAAGCAATTAAACACATCGTACTGCAGataacaacaacatttaaaaagcactgCAACatgaatttggaaaaaaaagagtcttaCACAAAAGGCAGAGTTGAAGAGAGACGTCCGGaggttcaaattaaaatgttcagatTTTTGTCTCGAGTCGGCAGAAAACCTTTTATGAGAAAAAGATCTGCTACGCTAGCTAGCTGTGCGTCCTCAACACTTGCAACTATTCTAACTTGCTAGCTGATTAACGTTAGCTTATGAGCTTCAGCAGCCAGACGTTGAGGTGTCTGCAGCGAGTTGGCGAAGCGTTGGCTGATCTTAATATGTGGCTGGTCGTTTGTAAAAGCTTCGATCTGGTTCAAACAGCAGCTGCGTTGCTTTAGAGGCGTCTCAACTTTTAAAAAGCCTTCAGCGCTGAAGATCCGCATCAGCGTCCGGTTTGAAAACCGGCATCAATTTTCTAACATCAACACACCTCGCTTCCGCTTAAGTCATTTCACAGTAAAGAATGCATTAGATTACTTTTTTACCACAGTTTTAATGTGCTCAGATAACGGCAGTTTTCTCTTTTGAGACGAATTAGAAGGTTATACAAATAACCTATATGTAAACATACCTAATTACTTTTCAAACTTGCTTGCGCTATTATTTTGACGGCTGATAAGTTTCCTTCACCGGTAGATTTTCTGCTGCCTTCGGTCACTTGATCAAACCCGGGGGCCACAGGCCGCATTCCGATGACACACATTCGTTACGTTCAAGGCCACACGTTATATTGCAATATATCTAGAACATTCCCAAATGATACTTTTACTGTTTTAATTCGTAATTTCCCACATACAATATTCCAGTATTCTTCATGTGTAACTGGGTGTCATCattcattgtgttttttataGACTGCTACTGTTTACTTATGTAATAagtattttttcataattttcccTGAACGCATCTTTACTGTGACTCTGTCTAAATGCGCCAGGAGTTACGCAGGTCGGCTTCTGTACCGTAATTCCCAGTAAGCATCCACCAGTAGCTCTGAGCAACACAAAGGAACTGCCGCGGACTGAGTGTCCGATTGCAAAACCACTCGGCTTCATCTATTTAGAAGCTACACTTTTTGTATTCAGGTTCACTCGAGTAGACTCTTTCAATAGCAGTTACAGTGACAAGTCAGTTAGCCTCGCTAGCCACGTGAGCTAGCCGGCCATTCCCTTTTTCCTGGCGTCACTTCCTACTTTTGAAAATCGCGGCCAGAAAGTAACGAAGCAGAGATGGAGCTACAAGGTAAAGACCATGTTTTGTTAGGTCATGTTCTTCTGTTATTCGCTTGTTATAATGTTCCGCTTTAACGCTGACCTATATGTTTACGTATTATGTATTTGCTGTGGCTGCCTGTTCGCTCAGCGTCAGCTCGGTTCTTTCCTGACTTAATAACCCAGTTAACTGCTATTTCTCGTGCTCATCTATTCATCTATTGCCTCACATACATTTACTGCATTTATTCTACGTATTAGTTAAATCATTTAGCAAATTCTGAGCACCTCTACCAAAAATAGCCCATTTTATTGAATGTCATTTAACACTATATTTTTACTTTGGTACTTTTAAATCTCTtggtcatttttaattttattaatGCAATGAGCACGTCGAAGAAGCTCTACGGCTAAGCTATTCATTGCGATCTGCGATGCTCATCCTCAAAGACTCTTATGATACTTGCTTAGTAGTAAAAGAGTGCTGCATCAGTATGCCTCCTCTGTCCAGctactctttttttgggggggggataaggacATTCAGTCATAACTTGTTTAAAGAACCTCGTCTGTGTCCCCCGTCTAACAGTGGGGACTGAACCGATGGCCCTGGGCTCCCCCACCTCTCCAAAGTCCACCCCTGGTGCTCAGTTTCTGCCCGGCTTCCTGATGGGGGACCTGCCAGCTCCAGCCAGCCCCCAGCCCCGTCCCTTCAGCCTGGGCACGCCGCTTATGGAGAGC harbors:
- the dnajc10 gene encoding dnaJ homolog subfamily C member 10 encodes the protein MGRRLVLGGLLLVALSAAVRAESEDYYSLLKVNREATTREIRQAFKKLALTMHPDKNPGDATAHDRFVQVNRAYEVLKDEDLRKKYDKYGEKGLDEQQQQGGRYESWNFYRYDFGIYDDDLEIITLDSGDFESAVNSGEIWFINFYFPRCSHCHELAPTWREFAKEMDGVIRIGAVNCGDNNHLCRSKGINSYPSLFIFRAGQRPEKFTEERSKDSLVRFSMKFITTAVTELWQGNVFSEIESAYASGLGWLITFCCDTGDCLESRTRKKVAGMLEGLVKVGWMDCTSQGNLCDSFQVTTGVTALFPPGSSLDQPGSILWLQTLEGREVYNQVINHLPDLERLTGDNFKGKLAHHRWLVSFTFGDGNAASNEYKKLQAFLRNDNIQVGRVDCSADSKLCQSLYIHTPCVAVFKGLGIHDFEIHHGKDVLYNIVGFARDSVRAHVTTLRPDNFPSDRKEPWLVDFFAPWCPPCRALLPELRKASIQLAGRMKFGTLDCTIHHSLCTTYNIQAYPTTVIFNGSSVHEYEGQHSADGILEFIQDLVDPSVVVLDPSSFSEKVKGRAEGQIWAVDFYAPWCGPCQALIPEWRRMARLLSGQILVGSVDCQRFQSFCQGQSVRSYPEIRLYPGNSRQPDRYTSYNGWHRDAHSLRSWALSSLPKASVDLTPESFKSLVLSGQDHWILDFYAPWCGPCQHFAPEFEVLARVLKGKVRAGKVDCQAHHQTCQSAGITAYPTVRFYPYLGTRRYEHSGEPVNSRDSNVIADVVTQRLQRLSPRLQNKRKDEL